The Candidatus Nanosynbacter featherlites DNA window AGAAGACTCCGCTGGGTGACTATGCTAATATCCGTACGAATGGTTTAATTGCCATAAAACTAGACGATGGTGATGAGCTGAAATGGATCAAGAAAACTGATGGAGAAAGTGATGTAATTATTTCAACATCAGCTGGTCAGGCAATTAGGTTTAACGAAAAGGATGCGCGACCAATGGGCAGGGCTGCTCGCGGAGTGCGCGGTGTTCGTCTGCGACCAAATGACCGAGTAGTCGGTATGGATATTGTTACCAGCGATGACCAGACATTGTTAGTTATTAGCGAACAAGGCTTTGGTAAGCGCACTAAGGTGACCAATTTCCCGAGCCATAAGCGTGGCGGGGTCGGTATTAAAGCGGCGATCGTGACGGCAAAGACAGGACCGATCATATCAGTTCAGACGATTGACCCGACTATGACGGATGCTATCTTGGTGTCACAAAATGGACAGACGATTCGCATTAGTCTCAAAGACATCAAGCTACTAGGTCGTACGACTCAAGGTGTTACGATCATGCGGCTGGGTGACAATGATGCGGTATCTTCTATAGGCTTAATGGAAGAGCGGTCTTCTGAAGAGGACACTAAATGAGATATTTGCTAGTGCCTTTGTTGGCATGGGCATTAGCTCAGGGTTTAAAGCATATCTTTCGCTTGATGGGTAGAAATCGTCGAGTATTTAGCAAAAATCCAAAGTCGCCCCTCTTGTTGTCTGGTGGTATGCCAAGTGCTCATGCTGCAACGGTGGTTTCATTGACTGCTGTGGTTGCGTTATATGACGGTATTGATACGGTACAATTTGCTATCGTTCTCTGGGTGACTATGATCATTTTGTATGATGCCATGATGGTGAGATTCTCTTCTGGGCAACAGGGAGACACGCTAAATCAGCTCTTAGATGAGCAGAAAAGTTCTTTGCCTCGCATCCGTGTAGCGCATGGTCATACCCCTGTTGAGGTTGCTGTTGGCGCCACGATAGGAATGCTTGTTTCACTTGTTGTCTTTTTCGCAACAAAATAATTACAAAATAGTATTGACCAAAGGTTGGTTGATGATGTATGATAAGTATCAGTCTGGTCGTGGGGATGCGAGCGAAACGACAATTACAATCTGTAATGATCAAGTTACGTGAGGATTTTTGGCCAGTCTATCGAACTTTAACAATTTGATTGTGCAATATCATCGTCAGTTTATATTTTTGTAGAGCCTTAATACTTTGATACAAAGTAGATTTTTAACGGAGAGTTTGATCCTGGCTCAGGATGAATGCTGGCGGCGTGCCTAACACATGCAAGTCGAGCGGCAGCGAGGGGTGCTTGCACCCCGTCGGCGAGCGGCGAACGGCTGAGTAACGCGTAGGAATTTGCCCCAAAGTGAGGAATAACTGCCCGAAAGGGTAGCTAATGCCGCATATGGTCTTCGGATTAAAGGATTTATCCGCTTTGGGAGAAGCCTGCGTTGGATTAGGTTGTTGGTAGGGTAATGGCCTACCAAGCCGACGATCCATAGCTGGTCTGAGAGGATGATCAGCCAGACTGGAACTGAGACACGGTCCAGACTCCTACGGGAGGCAGCAGTGAGGAATCTTCCACAATGGGCGAAAGCCTGATGGAGCAACGCCGCGTGAAGGATGAAGGCCTTCGGGTTGTAAACTTCTTTTATGAGTGAAGAATATGACGGTAACTCATGAATAAGCACCGGCTAACTACGTGCCAGCAGCCGCGGTCATACGTAGGGTGCAAGCATTATCCGGAGTGACTGGGCGTAAAGAGTTGCGTAGGCGGTTTAATAAGTGAATAGTGAAACCTGGTGGCTCAACCATACAGACTATTATTCAAACTGTTAAACTCGAGAATGGTAGAGGTAACTGGAATTTCTTGTGTAGGAGTGAAATCCGTAGATATAAGAAGGAACACCGATGGCGTAGGCAGGTTACTGGGCCATTTCTGACGCTAAGGCACGAAAGCGTGGGGAGCGAACCGGATTAGATACCCGGGTAGTCCACGCCGTAAACGATGGATACTAGCTGTTGGAGGTATCGACCCCTTCAGTAGCGAAGCTAACGCGTTAAGTATCCCGCCTGTGGAGTACGGCCGCAAGGCTAAAACATAAAGGAATTGACGGGGACCCGCACAAGCGGTGGATTATGTTCTTTAATTCGATGAAACGCGAAGAACCTTACCAGGGCTTGACATCCAGGGAAGGTCTGCGAAAGCAGACTGTGCCTTTTGGAACCCTGTGACAGGTGATGCATGGCCGTCGTCAGCTCGTGTCGTGAGATGTTAGGTTAAGTCCTTCAACGAGCGCAACCCTTGTGAATAGTTGTATTTTTCTATTCAGACTGCCCCGGTAACGGGGAGGAAGGAGGGGATGATGTCAGGTCAGTATTTCCCTTACGTCCTGGGCTAGAAACGTAATACAATGGCTAGTACAATGCGCAGCGAAGCCGCGAGGTGAAGCAAATCGCATCAAAGCTAGTCCCAGTTCGGATTGCAGGCTGAAACTCGCCTGCATGAAGTCGGAATCGCTAGTAATCGCAAATCAGCAAGTTGCGGTGAATACGTTCCCGGGTCTTGTACACACCGCCCGTCAAACCATGAAAGTGACCAACACCCGAAGTCCGATTCGTCGGCCTAAGGTGGGGGGCATGATTGGGGTTAAGTCGTAACAAGGTATCCGTACCGGAAGGTGCGGATGGATTACCTCCTTTCTAGGGAGAATAGATGCCAACTTGTCGAGCAATCACAAGTTGAGCTAGGTCGGTCTCGTAAATATGCTGAGCTTACATATTTACAATAGTCCTCTCGAGGACGAGACAAAGTTCAAAACCTTCTCTACGATAAACCGATTGATGAATTGCACAATCAAGTTGTTAATATAAAACCCTCTCGTCTATGAGAGGGTTTATTTTATGTGACAAAAGCTATCCTCTAAAGAATACGCCAATGAGGAGGTTCAGGATTATGCTGTGTAGGCTTAGCATGACAGCAAAGCCGATGCCACAAGTAATGAGCCCCCACATCTTAAAGCGATCATAGCTACTGACTCCGCCAGCCAGATTGTCTGCTATTTTTTGGTGGTAAACAGTAAACACTGCTCCAGCCCCTAAGATCAAGAGGCCTACTCCGAATGCGGTAAAACTAAATTCATACATATGTACAATTATACACTTGTCATAATAAAAAAGATACGGTACAATGTAATAAGTCTTGGCGATTGGGGGCATAGCTCAGTTGGCTAGAGCACCTGCTTTGCAAGCAGGGGGTCCAGGGTTCGAGTCCCTGTGCCTCCACCATCAGGACTGTATGAGGGCGATTAGCTCAGCTGGTTAGAGCGCGTCACTGATAATGACGAGGTCGGAGGTTCAAGTCCCTCATCGCCCACCATTTATGATCCATCTGTTTGATCATATGGGCGCTTAGCTCAGTTGGCTAGAGCATCTCGTTTACACCGAGAGGGTCGGGGGTTCGAGTCCCTCAGCGCCCACCATGAATTTTGTTAGCGAATTTATCTATTAAACAACAAATT harbors:
- a CDS encoding divergent PAP2 family protein, whose amino-acid sequence is MRYLLVPLLAWALAQGLKHIFRLMGRNRRVFSKNPKSPLLLSGGMPSAHAATVVSLTAVVALYDGIDTVQFAIVLWVTMIILYDAMMVRFSSGQQGDTLNQLLDEQKSSLPRIRVAHGHTPVEVAVGATIGMLVSLVVFFATK